The Hypanus sabinus isolate sHypSab1 chromosome X1, sHypSab1.hap1, whole genome shotgun sequence genome window below encodes:
- the LOC132384886 gene encoding glucose-6-phosphatase catalytic subunit 1-like, producing MEASMDLLHSSGVEMVRYLQVNYRDSQSWFTLISVAADLRNTFYVFFPIWFHLYEAVGVKLIWVAVIGDWLNLIFKWILFGQRPYWWVHETSYYGNLSVPVLEQYTITCETGPGSPSGHTMGSAGVCYVMVTAIVTSTFRKKQHSIRNWCLRAFLWGAFWVVQLCVCASRVFVAAHFPHQVFMGVISGMVVAEAFGRINAIYNASLKKYLQITLLLFSFALGFYLLLKALGVDLLWSVEKAQRWCAQAEWVHIDTTPFAGLVRNMGALFGLGLALNSPIYTESCKGKRGQQFCFRISCIVASLIVLHLFDSVKPPAQKELLFYFLSFCKSAAVPVAAVAIIPFSVSQVMNQQEKKVL from the exons ATGGAGGCTAGCATGGACCTGCTCCACAGCTCCGGCGTGGAAATGGTGCGGTATCTCCAGGTGAACTACAGGGACTCCCAGAGCTGGTTCACTTTAATCTCTGTGGCTGCCGACCTGAGAAACACTTTCTACGTTTTCTTCCCCATCTGGTTCCACCTGTACGAGGCAGTGGGCGTCAAACTCATCTGGGTGGCCGTCATCGGAGACTGGCTCAACCTCATCTTTAAATG GATATTATTTGGTCAGAGACCTTACTGGTGGGTTCATGAAACTTCGTACTATGGCAATTTATCTGTTCCTGTGTTGGAGCAATACACAATTACCTGTGAAACAGGGCCAG GAAGTCCCTCTGGCCACACCATGGGTTCAGCAGGAGTTTGCTATGTGATGGTGACGGCGATAGTGACCAGCACCTTTCGGAAAAAACAACATTCTATCAGAAACTG GTGCCTCCGTGCTTTTCTGTGGGGAGCTTTCTGGGTTGTTCAGCTCTGTGTTTGTGCATCCAGAGTCTTTGTAGCTGCACATTTCCCCCATCAAGTCTTCATGGGAGTCATCTCAG GAATGGTTGTGGCTGAGGCGTTTGGCCGGATTAATGCAATCTACAATGCAAGCCTTAAGAAGTATCTGCAGATCACTCTCTTGCTGTTCTCCTTTGCTCTGGGTTTCTACCTGCTGTTGAAAGCGCTGGGAGTCGACCTGCTGTGGTCAGTGGAGAAAGCCCAGAGATGGTGTGCCCAAGCCGAGTGGGTCCACATTGACACCACCCCCTTCGCTGGGCTGGTCAGGAACATGGGAGCCTTGTTTGGACTGGGATTGGCTCTGAACTCGCCCATTTACACCGAGAGCTGCAAGGGGAAGAGAGGCCAGCAGTTCTGCTTCAGGATAAGTTGCATTGTGGCCTCGTTGATCGTCCTGCACCTGTTTGACTCGGTGAAGCCTCCCGCACAGAAGGAACTTCTGTTTTACTTCCTATCCTTCTGCAAAAGTGCTGCCGTGCCTGTGGCGGCTGTGGCAATCATCCCATTTTCAGTATCGCAGGTCATGAACCAACAAGAGAAAAAGGTGCTCTAA
- the LOC132384490 gene encoding glucose-6-phosphatase catalytic subunit 1-like, whose translation MEAGMDLLHSSGVEMVQYLQVNYRDSQSWFTLVSVAADLRNTFYVFFPIWFHLYEAVGVKLIWVAVIGDWLNLIFKWFLFGHRPYWWVHETTFYTNSSLPTLQQFPLTCETGPGSPSGHAMGSAGVWYVMITAFLTFGLQKKLTGFQKWCLHVLLWAVFCMIQICVCASRVFLAAHFPHQVFTGVISGMVVAEAFGRINAIYNASLKKYLQITLLLFSFALGFYLLLKALGVDLLWSVEKAQRWCAQAEWVHIDTTPFAGLVRNMGALFGLGLALNSPIYTESCKGKRGQQFCFRISCIVASLIVLHLFDSVKPPTQREFLFYFLSFCKSATVPLAAAAFVPFCVSQVVHRQEKKEL comes from the exons ATGGAGGCTGGCATGGATCTGCTCCACAGCTCCGGCGTGGAAATGGTGCAGTATCTCCAGGTGAACTACAGGGACTCCCAGAGCTGGTTCACTTTAGTCTCTGTGGCTGCCGACCTGAGAAACACTTTCTACGTTTTCTTCCCCATCTGGTTCCACCTGTACGAGGCAGTGGGCGTCAAACTCATCTGGGTGGCCGTCATCGGAGACTGGCTCAACCTCATCTTTAAATG GTTTTTATTTGGACATAGGCCTTACTGGTGGGTGCACGAGACTACATTTTATACTAACTCCTCTCTTCCAACGCTGCAACAATTTCCTTTAACCTGTGAGACCGGTCCAG GAAGTCCATCTGGTCATGCAATGGGTTCAGCCGGCGTCTGGTATGTGATGATCACTGCATTCCTGACCTTTGGATTACAGAAGAAGCTCACAGGCTTCCAAAAATG GTGTCTCCATGTTCTGCTGTGGGCTGTATTTTGCATGATCCAGATCTGTGTTTGCGCATCCAGGGTCTTTCTAGCTGCTCATTTCCCACATCAGGTTTTCACAGGAGTTATTTCAG GAATGGTTGTGGCTGAGGCGTTTGGCCGGATTAATGCAATCTACAATGCAAGCCTTAAGAAGTATCTGCAGATCACTCTCTTGCTGTTCTCCTTTGCTCTGGGTTTCTACCTGCTGTTGAAAGCGCTGGGAGTCGACCTGCTGTGGTCAGTGGAGAAAGCCCAGAGATGGTGTGCCCAAGCCGAGTGGGTCCACATTGACACCACCCCCTTCGCTGGGCTGGTCAGGAACATGGGAGCCTTGTTTGGACTGGGATTGGCTCTGAACTCACCCATTTACACTGAGAGCTGCAAGGGGAAGAGAGGCCAGCAGTTCTGCTTCAGGATAAGTTGCATTGTGGCCTCGTTGATCGTCCTGCACCTGTTTGACTCGGTGAAGCCTCCAACGCAGAGggaatttctgttttatttcctgTCCTTCTGCAAAAGTGCCACCGTGCCTCTGGCAGCTGCAGCTTTTGTCCCATTTTGTGTGTCACAGGTTGTACACAGACAGGAGAAGAAGGAACTATAA